Part of the Deltaproteobacteria bacterium genome, CCAAACGTATCACCGAGTACCTCAGACGAATTGCTAAAGTTGGGTCTTCTTAGGATAACCGAGAGTATTCACAAAAAGGAGGGATTTCTTATGGCGACCAACGCACGCAAAACGTATGACATCGATATTGAAGATGTTGAGTATCTGCGTCATGGGGATAAACCGCTGCTCGCTCGCTTGTTCAAGCCTCGTGGTGCTGGACCGTTCCCATTAGTCATTGATTTACATGGTGGCGCGTGGTGTATGGGCGATCGCTTGATGGATACACCGATCAACGAGCCGCTGGCAAAGAGTGGCGTGGTGGTTGCGGCACTCGATTTTCGCGTGCCACCAGATGCGTCGTACCCTGGCTCATTGGTCGATATCAATTATGCGATTCGCTGGCTCAAAGCCAAAGCGACGACGTGGGGCAGTCGTGCTGACTTGGTGGGCATGTTTGGTAGCTCCAGCGGTGCGCATCAAGCTGCGTTGTTGGGTATGCGGCCGAATGACCCACGCTATGGAGCGCTCCCGCTTCCTGCCGGATCGCCTGCAGTTGACGCTACTCTCCGCTGCATCATTCTCGGCTGGCCAGTAATCGATCCCCTTGCACGTTACCATTATGCGAAGAAGCTCAAAGCCAGTGGCCAACCGCGCCCTGATCTGATTGATGTTGTCATTCCGCTGCACGACAAATACTGGATCACCGAAGATGCAATGGCAGAGGGAAATCCGGTACTGGCATTAGAACGGGGAGAACGAGTGATGACTCCTCCAGTGCTCTATATTCAAGGGACTGAAGACCGTGCCCATCCTCGTGTCGATCTGGATCGCTTCGTGTCTCAGTATCGCAAAGCGGGTGGTTCTGTACAGCTCGAACTTTTTGAGGGAGAAGCAGA contains:
- a CDS encoding alpha/beta hydrolase — protein: MSALSHASGRAMLARMPNVSPSTSDELLKLGLLRITESIHKKEGFLMATNARKTYDIDIEDVEYLRHGDKPLLARLFKPRGAGPFPLVIDLHGGAWCMGDRLMDTPINEPLAKSGVVVAALDFRVPPDASYPGSLVDINYAIRWLKAKATTWGSRADLVGMFGSSSGAHQAALLGMRPNDPRYGALPLPAGSPAVDATLRCIILGWPVIDPLARYHYAKKLKASGQPRPDLIDVVIPLHDKYWITEDAMAEGNPVLALERGERVMTPPVLYIQGTEDRAHPRVDLDRFVSQYRKAGGSVQLELFEGEAEGFPIRNASSPASAQAVQQIIDFVHTQLG